A single genomic interval of Acidovorax sp. 1608163 harbors:
- the tadA gene encoding tRNA adenosine(34) deaminase TadA has product MTAPNYSDEFWMNMALQEAELAARDGEIPVGAVVVKDGQLIAKGRNAPVALGDPTAHAEVLALRAAAQILGNYRLEGCTLYVTLEPCVMCSGAIFNGRISRVVFGATEPKTGAAGSVINLFSLPALNHQTKICGGVLADRCSALLVDFFTKRRQQARAKESQRPVLRDDALRTPDSAFAGFASYPPHASAYLSDLPSLSGLRMHYVDQGPSDAPITWLCLHSSLRWSYVFNGLLSALSSSVRVVAPDLIGFGRSDKPKKESFHQIERHQQVLLDFVERLQLKRLVLVLDGWDEGVGLLLCAKIVSYVEGILVFTDGIEYGRSPESMLINDAPFPDRGHRVAPRVFFKIQKEIESEPFFKSSRPHFFNVKKIFCIGDNSNLSLNFFQKNIYFESFEKIDEASFGKFLIKTKNYFISL; this is encoded by the coding sequence ATGACTGCTCCAAATTATTCGGATGAGTTTTGGATGAATATGGCGCTGCAGGAGGCAGAGTTAGCCGCCAGGGATGGAGAGATTCCCGTAGGTGCAGTTGTGGTCAAAGATGGTCAACTTATTGCGAAAGGGCGCAATGCTCCTGTAGCGCTAGGTGATCCAACAGCGCATGCCGAAGTGCTTGCATTGCGGGCTGCTGCACAAATTTTGGGCAACTACCGTCTTGAGGGATGTACTTTGTATGTGACGCTTGAGCCGTGTGTCATGTGCTCTGGCGCTATTTTCAACGGACGTATCAGTAGAGTCGTTTTTGGTGCCACGGAGCCGAAAACGGGCGCTGCGGGCTCTGTGATTAATCTCTTTTCGCTGCCTGCTCTGAATCACCAAACCAAAATCTGTGGGGGTGTTCTGGCGGATCGCTGCAGCGCACTGCTTGTTGATTTTTTCACTAAGCGACGCCAGCAGGCTCGCGCAAAAGAGTCTCAGCGCCCCGTTTTGCGAGACGATGCCCTCCGAACTCCGGATTCTGCATTTGCAGGGTTTGCCTCCTATCCCCCGCACGCCTCTGCTTATCTAAGCGATTTGCCCAGCTTATCTGGTTTACGTATGCACTACGTTGACCAAGGGCCATCGGACGCCCCAATCACGTGGCTTTGTTTGCATTCCTCTCTGCGCTGGAGCTATGTTTTCAATGGATTGCTGTCCGCGTTATCGTCCTCGGTCCGCGTTGTTGCCCCCGATTTGATCGGATTTGGGCGCAGTGACAAGCCTAAAAAAGAATCGTTCCATCAGATTGAGCGCCACCAGCAGGTGTTGCTAGACTTCGTGGAACGATTACAGCTAAAGCGTTTGGTCCTTGTTTTAGACGGTTGGGATGAGGGAGTAGGACTCTTGCTCTGTGCAAAAATTGTCTCTTATGTTGAAGGCATCCTTGTTTTTACTGACGGAATTGAGTACGGTCGCTCTCCTGAGTCGATGCTTATAAACGATGCCCCATTTCCTGATAGAGGGCATCGGGTTGCTCCTCGCGTATTTTTTAAGATACAGAAGGAAATTGAGAGTGAGCCATTTTTTAAGTCATCAAGGCCTCATTTTTTTAATGTAAAAAAAATTTTTTGCATTGGCGATAATTCTAACCTGAGTTTAAATTTTTTTCAAAAAAATATTTATTTTGAATCGTTCGAAAAAATAGATGAAGCTAGTTTTGGTAAATTTTTAATTAAGACGAAAAATTATTTCATTTCGCTTTAA
- the map gene encoding type I methionyl aminopeptidase, giving the protein MSITIKSAEDIEGMRLACRLASEVLDYIAPHIKPGITTKEIDRLGAECMAQQGTISATVGYQPPGYPPYPASLCTSVNHVVCHGIPNDKPLKKGDIVNVDVTVITKDGWYGDNSRMYLIGDCSIAAKRLSAITFDAMWHGILQVKPGARLGDIGHAIQKFAEGQGFSIVREFCGHGIGQKFHEEPQVLHYGKPGTLEELQPGMVFTIEPMINAGKRDVKNHGNDGWTIVTKDHSLSAQWEHTVLVTETGYEVMTLSAGSPTLPAFVTATRT; this is encoded by the coding sequence ATGAGCATCACCATCAAAAGCGCCGAAGACATTGAGGGCATGCGGCTGGCTTGCCGCCTGGCTTCGGAAGTGCTGGACTACATCGCCCCCCACATCAAGCCCGGCATCACCACCAAAGAGATCGACCGCCTGGGCGCCGAATGCATGGCCCAGCAGGGCACCATCTCGGCCACTGTGGGCTACCAGCCCCCTGGCTACCCACCCTACCCCGCTTCGCTGTGCACCTCGGTCAACCACGTGGTGTGCCACGGCATTCCTAACGACAAGCCACTGAAAAAAGGCGACATCGTGAATGTGGACGTGACCGTGATCACCAAAGACGGCTGGTACGGCGACAACAGCCGCATGTACCTGATTGGCGACTGCTCCATTGCAGCCAAGCGTCTGTCGGCCATCACCTTTGACGCCATGTGGCACGGCATTTTGCAAGTCAAGCCCGGCGCACGTTTGGGCGACATTGGGCATGCCATCCAGAAATTTGCCGAAGGCCAGGGCTTCTCGATCGTCCGCGAGTTCTGCGGCCACGGCATTGGCCAGAAGTTCCACGAAGAACCCCAGGTGCTGCACTACGGAAAACCCGGCACATTGGAAGAACTGCAGCCCGGCATGGTCTTCACGATTGAGCCCATGATCAACGCGGGCAAGCGCGACGTTAAAAACCATGGCAACGACGGCTGGACCATTGTGACGAAAGACCACAGCCTGTCGGCCCAGTGGGAGCACACGGTGCTGGTCACCGAAACTGGTTATGAAGTCATGACGCTGTCGGCAGGCTCACCCACCCTGCCCGCGTTTGTGACGGCAACCCGCACCTGA
- the def gene encoding peptide deformylase, which yields MSIHTILKMGDPRLLKIASPVSQFDTDGLHLLVRDLWETMRSVNGAGLAAPQIGVDLQVVVFGSEQRNPRYPDRPLVPLTVLVNPVITPVGDAEEEDWEGCLSVPGLRGKVPRWQRVRYTGFDPYGDPIDREVEGFHARVVQHECDHLWGKLYPMRVRDFTQFGYTEVLFPELGAADADD from the coding sequence ATGAGCATCCACACTATTCTCAAAATGGGAGACCCGCGACTTCTGAAGATCGCAAGCCCTGTGTCCCAATTCGATACCGATGGGCTTCACCTGCTGGTACGTGATTTGTGGGAGACGATGCGTTCCGTGAATGGAGCTGGGTTGGCTGCGCCTCAAATTGGTGTGGATCTTCAGGTCGTTGTTTTTGGCTCCGAGCAACGCAATCCCCGTTATCCAGACAGGCCATTGGTTCCCCTCACCGTACTGGTGAATCCGGTGATCACGCCTGTTGGGGACGCCGAGGAAGAAGACTGGGAAGGCTGCCTATCGGTGCCTGGTTTGCGGGGCAAGGTTCCGCGTTGGCAGCGCGTACGCTACACAGGCTTTGATCCCTATGGTGATCCGATTGATCGAGAGGTGGAGGGATTTCACGCCAGGGTGGTGCAGCACGAGTGCGATCACTTGTGGGGCAAGCTTTACCCGATGCGGGTGCGGGATTTCACCCAGTTTGGCTACACCGAAGTACTTTTTCCCGAACTGGGCGCAGCAGACGCTGACGACTGA
- a CDS encoding adenylate/guanylate cyclase domain-containing protein encodes MTVLTTVVFADISGSVALYETLGNERAAAAVAQLTQWISVSIQSHSGRVVKKLGDGVLGVFGDAAGAVAATADMLQAHEQRLARWPYPLRMDIRVGVATGEIVEVDGDCYGDAVNVAARLCERSGPGEIWATEMAVLLAGAAPAVWFRKLGMMDIRGKAEPAMLYQVEWRQDQEPDSLTMQAGLVSQLSPVDSILGSIQFSWHGLDATFASNEAPVHIGRATHAQLCINDLRVSRLHARIDWRNSGFLLTDLSSFGTWVRFDGSDSHVRLRRDACILHGTGEISLGVSFADPKAPTVAFHVAGSRMHLG; translated from the coding sequence ATGACCGTTTTGACAACGGTTGTGTTTGCCGATATCTCCGGCAGTGTGGCGCTGTACGAGACACTGGGTAACGAGCGCGCTGCCGCTGCGGTTGCCCAGTTGACTCAGTGGATCAGTGTTTCGATTCAATCCCATTCCGGCAGGGTGGTGAAAAAGCTGGGGGATGGTGTTCTGGGGGTATTCGGGGATGCGGCAGGCGCTGTTGCCGCGACTGCAGACATGCTCCAAGCCCACGAACAAAGGCTTGCACGTTGGCCTTACCCACTGCGGATGGATATTCGTGTCGGGGTGGCTACGGGTGAGATCGTCGAGGTCGACGGCGACTGTTATGGTGATGCGGTCAATGTGGCTGCCAGATTGTGCGAGCGCTCTGGACCAGGGGAGATTTGGGCAACAGAAATGGCAGTGTTGCTGGCTGGCGCCGCACCTGCCGTTTGGTTTCGCAAACTCGGCATGATGGACATTCGCGGCAAAGCGGAACCCGCCATGCTTTACCAAGTCGAGTGGCGCCAAGACCAGGAGCCAGACTCGCTGACCATGCAGGCTGGGCTGGTCAGTCAGCTGTCCCCGGTGGATTCCATTTTGGGGTCCATACAGTTCAGCTGGCATGGTTTGGATGCCACTTTCGCTTCAAATGAAGCCCCTGTGCATATCGGTCGAGCCACCCATGCACAGTTGTGCATCAATGATTTGCGGGTTTCAAGGTTGCATGCACGCATTGACTGGCGCAACAGCGGCTTTTTGTTGACTGATTTGAGCAGCTTTGGTACCTGGGTGCGGTTTGATGGCAGTGACTCGCATGTGCGACTTCGCCGTGATGCTTGCATCTTGCACGGCACGGGCGAAATATCCCTCGGCGTTTCATTTGCAGACCCCAAGGCCCCGACGGTGGCTTTCCACGTGGCTGGTAGCCGCATGCACCTGGGTTAG
- a CDS encoding [protein-PII] uridylyltransferase — translation MTDIQALRANYRSNKASVLDAMAATVASTRGIHAALRKLSSFTDDLLQSLWLRADFPAGCALVAVGGYGRAQLFPYSDVDVLLLLPEGATPQADSPLSARIEGFIGSCWDAGLEIGSSVRTIAECLAESAADVTVQTSLLESRLICGDRVLFAQFQQQYQAQMDPQAFLVAKTLEMRQRHTKYENTPYSLEPNCKESPGGLRDLQLILWVAKAAGLGGSWKELAKSGMATAFEVRQIERNEAVLCLIRARLHAASGRHEDRLVFDLQTAVAESFGYRSQAPDGSRLPMRASETLMRRYYWAAKAVSQLCQILLLNIEERLNPTAHEPRPINDRFFEKAGLIEVASDDLYQRDPHAILETFLLYQTTVGLKNLSARTLRALYNARGVMDAAFRCDPANRQAFMRILQQPAGITHAMRLMNQTSVLGRYLWAFRGIVGQMQHDLFHVYTVDQHILMVLRNMRRFFMAEHAHEYPFCSQLAGGWDKPWILYVAALFHDIGKGRGGDHSQIGAQEVRRFCRQHGVEQEDARLIEFLVSEHLTMSRIAQKQDLSDPDVIAAFAKRVHNERYLTAMYLLTVADIRGTSPKVWNAWKGKLLEDLYRATLRTLGGRAPDAAAEIEARKREALVQLALSAQPFEAHKALWATLDVSYFMRHEAADIAWHTRHLSRHVGTTKPVVRARQSLAGEGLQVLVYAPDQADLFARICGYFDRAGFSILDARVHTANNQYALDSFQVVASSQAGHYRELTHMVESDLVRTIEAGGPLPEPARKRVSRRVKSFPIAPRVTLQPDEKAQRWLLGISASDRAGLLYLVARILAQHHLSVQLAKVSTLGERVEDTFLLQGSELQNNARQIQIETELLQALSE, via the coding sequence ATGACCGACATTCAGGCCCTGCGTGCCAACTACCGCAGCAACAAAGCCAGCGTCCTTGACGCCATGGCGGCTACCGTAGCCTCCACACGAGGCATCCATGCGGCACTGCGCAAGCTATCTTCGTTCACGGATGATCTGCTGCAGTCGCTCTGGCTGCGTGCGGATTTTCCTGCAGGCTGTGCCCTCGTTGCGGTGGGGGGCTACGGGCGAGCACAGCTGTTTCCCTATTCCGACGTCGATGTTTTGCTGCTGCTGCCGGAGGGCGCTACCCCACAAGCCGACAGCCCGCTGAGCGCCCGCATTGAAGGGTTCATCGGCAGTTGCTGGGACGCAGGCCTGGAGATCGGATCGAGCGTTCGCACCATTGCCGAGTGCCTGGCAGAAAGCGCCGCCGATGTCACGGTGCAAACCTCTTTGCTGGAGTCTCGCCTGATTTGCGGAGACCGGGTCCTGTTTGCCCAGTTTCAGCAACAGTACCAAGCACAGATGGACCCACAGGCGTTTTTGGTGGCCAAAACCCTGGAGATGCGCCAGCGCCACACCAAGTACGAAAACACGCCCTACTCCCTGGAGCCAAACTGCAAAGAGTCCCCAGGGGGGCTGCGTGACCTGCAATTGATTTTGTGGGTGGCCAAGGCCGCAGGTCTGGGGGGCAGTTGGAAGGAACTGGCCAAAAGCGGCATGGCCACAGCCTTCGAGGTGCGTCAGATCGAGCGCAACGAAGCCGTGCTGTGCCTGATTCGGGCCCGCCTGCACGCGGCCTCAGGGCGGCATGAAGACCGGTTGGTCTTCGATTTGCAGACCGCTGTGGCCGAGTCGTTTGGCTACCGCTCGCAAGCCCCCGATGGGTCACGCCTGCCCATGCGCGCCAGCGAAACCCTGATGCGCCGCTATTACTGGGCGGCCAAGGCGGTCTCCCAGTTGTGCCAGATTTTGCTGCTCAACATTGAAGAGCGACTGAACCCTACGGCGCATGAACCCCGCCCCATCAACGACCGCTTTTTTGAAAAAGCTGGGCTGATTGAAGTGGCCAGCGACGATCTCTACCAGCGCGACCCCCATGCGATCCTGGAGACCTTTCTGCTCTACCAAACCACGGTGGGGCTGAAGAATCTGTCTGCACGCACCCTGCGGGCGCTCTATAACGCACGCGGCGTGATGGACGCCGCGTTCAGGTGCGACCCGGCCAACCGCCAGGCCTTCATGCGCATCCTGCAGCAACCTGCAGGCATCACGCATGCCATGCGCCTGATGAACCAGACTTCGGTGCTAGGACGCTACCTCTGGGCATTTCGCGGCATCGTCGGGCAAATGCAGCATGACCTGTTCCATGTCTACACCGTGGACCAGCACATCCTGATGGTGCTGCGCAACATGCGCCGCTTCTTCATGGCTGAGCATGCCCATGAGTACCCCTTTTGCTCGCAGCTGGCGGGCGGCTGGGACAAACCGTGGATTCTTTATGTGGCCGCGCTCTTCCACGACATCGGCAAGGGACGCGGTGGCGACCATTCCCAGATTGGTGCGCAGGAGGTCCGGCGCTTTTGCCGACAGCACGGCGTAGAGCAAGAAGATGCGCGCTTGATCGAGTTTCTGGTCAGTGAGCATTTGACGATGAGCCGCATCGCTCAAAAGCAGGACCTGAGCGACCCCGATGTGATTGCTGCCTTTGCTAAACGGGTGCACAACGAGCGCTATCTGACGGCAATGTACTTGTTGACCGTGGCCGACATCCGGGGCACCAGCCCCAAGGTCTGGAATGCGTGGAAGGGCAAGTTGCTGGAGGATTTGTACCGCGCCACTCTGAGGACACTGGGGGGTCGTGCGCCCGATGCGGCTGCAGAAATCGAGGCACGCAAGCGGGAAGCGCTGGTGCAACTGGCCCTGAGCGCGCAGCCGTTTGAAGCGCACAAGGCACTGTGGGCCACGCTGGACGTGAGCTACTTCATGCGCCACGAAGCCGCAGACATTGCGTGGCACACCCGCCACCTGTCCCGCCACGTTGGCACAACCAAGCCTGTTGTTCGGGCCCGCCAATCGCTGGCGGGCGAGGGCTTGCAGGTGCTGGTCTATGCGCCTGATCAAGCCGACTTGTTTGCCCGGATTTGCGGCTACTTTGACCGCGCAGGCTTCAGCATCCTGGATGCGAGGGTGCACACAGCCAACAACCAGTACGCGCTGGACTCGTTTCAGGTCGTGGCGTCGTCGCAGGCCGGGCATTACCGCGAGCTAACGCACATGGTGGAGAGTGACCTCGTGCGCACGATTGAGGCTGGAGGCCCACTGCCTGAGCCCGCGCGCAAACGGGTGTCCCGCAGGGTCAAGAGCTTTCCAATCGCCCCACGTGTCACCCTGCAGCCTGACGAGAAGGCCCAACGTTGGCTTTTGGGCATCTCTGCCAGTGACCGCGCTGGCTTGCTCTACTTAGTGGCCCGGATCCTGGCGCAACACCATCTCAGCGTACAACTGGCCAAGGTCAGCACATTGGGCGAGCGGGTGGAAGACACCTTCTTGCTACAAGGCTCTGAGCTGCAAAACAATGCACGGCAAATCCAGATTGAGACGGAGTTGCTGCAAGCACTGTCCGAGTGA
- a CDS encoding LD-carboxypeptidase — translation MKQNSHNQLCCHHDHGPKHIYIYSPAGAIRDKLAFKRGVARLEAFGHEVEIDQDARAVYTRFAGDDQTRLAAIHRAAASGADVALITRGAYGLTRLLSEIDYKAVGKAIGAGTKFVGLSDFTAFQSAVLAKTGDVTWAGPSLITDFGVEGTPDDIMEACFDDLLTGHGEGAGWRLPRGKSLAEVESSDFYIKKATLWGGNLAVLTGLIGTPYFPSIKGGILFVEDIGEHPYRIERMLTQLLHSGVLAKQKALVLGQFNGYKLAPHDKGFKFQSVVDWLRTKVSVPVLTNLPFGHVPTKVLLPVGANVSLSVEGRDALLYWGHTH, via the coding sequence GTGAAGCAAAATAGCCATAATCAACTGTGTTGTCATCATGATCATGGGCCGAAGCATATTTATATCTACTCCCCCGCTGGAGCCATTCGTGACAAGTTGGCTTTTAAGAGGGGGGTCGCTCGTCTGGAAGCTTTTGGTCACGAGGTAGAGATTGATCAAGATGCGCGTGCTGTGTACACCCGCTTTGCTGGAGATGACCAGACGCGCTTGGCTGCGATTCATAGGGCTGCAGCCAGTGGCGCAGACGTAGCCCTGATTACCCGTGGCGCTTATGGGCTGACTCGTTTGCTTTCAGAGATTGACTACAAGGCAGTGGGTAAAGCTATCGGCGCAGGCACAAAATTTGTCGGTCTCAGTGATTTCACCGCCTTTCAGTCGGCGGTGCTTGCGAAAACAGGTGATGTGACGTGGGCTGGACCGTCTTTGATCACCGATTTCGGTGTGGAAGGAACTCCAGATGACATCATGGAGGCTTGCTTTGATGATCTGTTGACTGGCCATGGCGAGGGGGCAGGGTGGCGTCTTCCTCGTGGAAAATCTTTGGCTGAAGTTGAATCAAGCGATTTTTATATCAAAAAAGCTACCCTTTGGGGTGGGAACTTGGCGGTGCTGACTGGATTGATTGGAACGCCTTATTTCCCATCCATAAAGGGAGGGATCCTTTTCGTGGAAGATATTGGAGAGCATCCTTATCGGATTGAGCGTATGTTGACCCAGTTGCTGCATTCAGGCGTGCTTGCAAAGCAAAAGGCACTGGTGTTGGGGCAGTTCAATGGATACAAGCTTGCCCCTCATGACAAAGGCTTTAAATTTCAATCGGTAGTCGACTGGCTACGTACCAAAGTTTCTGTGCCTGTACTGACTAATTTGCCATTTGGTCATGTGCCAACCAAAGTGCTTTTACCTGTTGGTGCTAATGTTTCCTTGTCCGTTGAAGGGCGTGACGCCCTTTTGTATTGGGGCCACACCCACTAG